The DNA segment TTTTACCCTAAAGTCGATAATACCTAAAACCAAGCCTTCTTTGGTGATCACATCCACCTCCCATTCCCCTTCCATCATTTTATTCTTGTATGTATAACCACGAAAACCTTTATCTCTTCCACCGGTAATTTCAAATCCTATTTCATCAATTACTTCCCACTCATTGGTATAAGGACTATGCCATTTCCAGCGGTGTAGAACATCCTTCTCAAATTCAGAAGGAGCAAAAATTGAGGTGAAAATGTAAATATTATCTCCCGGTTTATACTCAAACTGATGTCGGTTATCAGTCCAAAATTTATACCATGGTTCACGCTCATAAGTAACTAAATACTTGTTATCCTGTTTATCTATGCTGTGGGCAACAAGTCCTTCATCAAGCGCAAGAGGAACAGGCGGAATAAGGTTTAGAAAATAGAAGCTGTTGATCAACAAGTAGATCCCAAAAATTAACCCGGTAAGTTTCCCAAGGTGTACTTCTTTTTGGGTTGAAGGACTTTCGTTAAAGATATAGACAATGAGGCCAAGCGTCGTGGCTAAGCTAATTCCTCCGGAAACCAAAAATATAAAGGAATTCATATGCTTAACGATAAGCGGAACAAAGAACGTGAAGAAGGTAAAGTTCACAAAGAAGTAGGCTCCAAACTGCAGGTACTTGTTGGATATTCTTTTCTTCAGCAGCTCATTCGCAAATAATAAAATCACCAGGATTACAAAGAATGAAGCCGTTTTTGAAAAGGAAACACTTCGGGAGAAATAGATTACATACGCACTGCATAATCCTCCCAGAAAAAACTGAATAGCCAGCGGGAAATATGCCTCATACTTCTCAAGAAAAGTACCTTTCCATCGATCATCTTCTACGACATTGAAAAGATATAAACAGACGCTTAGGGAGGTAAGATAAGTGCATAAAATAATGCGGTCATACAGGCGGTCGATCCGGCCCAGAGTAAGTGAGTCCCACACAAAACCAACCATAAAAAAGACCAACGGAAGATACCGCTGGTTTGCTCGTACAAAAGCCTTAAACCGGTTGAACATGAATTTAAATTAAGACTTCATTTAAAATTGAAGATCAAGATAGGACAGTGGGATCTTTTAATCAGGAAATTGTTTTGGAACGCGGATGATGGGATTGAACGGGTGGTCTCTGATTGTTTTCTCTAATTATTAGAACCTGATTCTTAGGATGAAAAGATTACCGTGATTTTCTGAGAGCATTTAATCTTGGTAATCCCAAAAATCCGGTAAATCATGGTTCAAAAAAGATGAACTGGTTTATGCTTGGGTGACTTTAATGAAAGTCAGAAACTTCCTGAGCTAAAACTCTGAAGTCTTCATAGATCTAGAATATATTTTGTTCTCATTCTCATATTTTCTTTGGAATAATTCTCGCTTCGTGAATTACCGTTAAAACGAAAATTTCATCTTCTCTTAATTCATAAATTATTCGATAGGGATGTACAAAAACCTCTCTTATGAATTCCTTTTTGTATTCCGGTACTATTCGTCCTTGTAACGGTTGATCAGTAACATTTTCCGCTCTTTCAATAATTTCTAAAACAGTTGAATTGGCATAGAAAGGAGAATCCTGAGCTATATAATCAAAGATTTTATCTAACTGCTTTTCAGATTTTTGAGACCATATAATTTTCATTTACCCCGAAAGCTTATCAGTGAACTTGTTTTTCAAATTCTCATGAGAAATGACCCGGCCTTCTTCCACATCTTTTAATCCCTGTTCAATAGACTGGCGGACGTAAATTTTGTACATCACATCATTCCAGTTGGCATTTGCTGGGAGTTCATCCAGCAGCTGGTTCATTTCCTTTTTCAATTCGGCTTTTTCCATGGTTCTTCTCTTTTTAAAATCTCATTCATTATCGTAAGGAAGGGGCTAAAATGCAATTTATGATGGAACGCGGATGAGGCGGGTAGTCTATGGTTATTATCTCTAATTATTAGAACGATGATTCTTAGGATGAAAGGATTAGCATGATTTTATGAGATCATTTAATCTTGGTAATCCCACAAATCCGGTAAATCATGGTTCAAAAAAGATGAACTGGTTTATGCTTGGGTTGCTTTAATGAAAGTCAGAGAATTCATAGGCTAAAAATTTGATGTCACCGCTTCGCTGAAGTCTTCAGAGATCTTGGTCATATGTTAGTGATCCTTAAAAACAAAGACGAAGAAAATTATTACAGATGTGTACTTTCCGGAGAAATAATTTGTTCTATTTCCTTTCTCTTTTTTTCTAAATGATGAAAATATTTATTGAAATCTATATCTGAATACTTTTCAAAAATTTCTCCTAAAGCACCTATTAAAAAATTATTCACCATATTGATATGAGGATCATACATTTCAATTCCTCCTTTTGGAATAGTGTGAAACAAGATTTCTTCACCTTTTTGCGCGATATGTCTTTCCCAAACAATATTTAAATCATTGTGTATTTCAGGTGATGTTAGCCAATAAACACTCTCGTATAAATCCTCAAGTCCAGCTTTGATAAATCTTGCTTTCAAATCTGTAATATCATACTCAGAGAATTTTTCTAAAATTTTTTCTATGCTCTTTAGTTCATTTTTAAGCTTTTTTTGAGCTGTAGAAAAATTATCCGGTAAATTTTCTATATCTGGGTGAAATGGATTACCTCTATTTTTGTACCAAGATTCTGCTCTTCTTTTGCTATTTCGTAATGAAATTTTTCTTAAAACATAATAATAGTCACTATCCTTAGTAAGATTTAGAATATCTATTATTGTTTCTAGAGCAGATCTGCAAATTAATGGTATTGAAATAAATCTCTTATTTCTTACGAGAATAGCTATCGTTTTAGAGTATTCAATTAATGAAAGATAATAGGCAATTATAGTAGCTTCCTCACTTCTATCCCTTGTTTTTATATGCTCCTTAAGAAGATTTTCACAATCTGTTGATAAATCATAAATAAGCGTGCCTATCTTTTTTTCTCTCTCCATTCTATAAATAGAATATAGTTAAGCTACTTTTCCAACTACAAAAACCTCTTCCCTTAATTCTTCTGCTTTTTTCGTTACGGCATCCACTTCACTTTCAGAAACAACGGCTATCAACCCAATGCCTAAGTTGAAGGTTGCTTGCATATCATCTTCAGGTACATTACCAATTTCCTGGATGAGATTATAAACGGGTGGGCGTTTCCAACCATCCCAGATGATATCGAGTTTAAGTCCTTCGGGAAGAATTCGCTTCGTGTTCCCCACAATTCCACCGCCGGTTATGTGGGAAAATCCGTTTACTCCATCCAGATCTTTTAATTCTGTAATCAAGGATAAGTATGAACGATGAACTTTAAGGAGTTCATCCCCAACCGTACTTCCAAGCTCTTCCACATAGTTTTCTACATTGTGTTTACTGAAAAGCACTTTCCTTGCCAGTGAATATCCGTTGGTATGCAAACCCGAACTTTTGAATCCTAAAAGCATATCACCCTTTTGGATATCAGATCCGTTGATCACTTTATCTTCATCAACAATTCCTACAATGGTTCCTGCCAGGTCAAATTCACCGGCATCATAAATATCCGGCATTTCGGCAGTTTCACCACCAATAAGAGCCACTCCATTTTCTTTACAGGCCTTGGCAAATCCTTTTACTACATCTACCCCTACATGCTGCTCCAGCTTTCCGGTTGAAAAATAATCGAGGAAGAACAGCGGCTTGGCTCCACATACAGCAATATCATTTACACAATGGTTTACCAGATCCTGTCCCACCGTGTTATATCGGCCTACCTTAAAAGCTACAATTAACTTTGTACCAACGCCGTCAACAGAGCTGACAAAAACAGGCTTTTTAAAACCACTTAAATCCGGACTGAAAAATCCTCCAAAGCCACCAATATTGGATAAAACTTCGGGTCCATGAGTGTCTTTAACCACACCTTTGATGGACTCTACCATTTCTTCTCCGGCTTTGATATCTACACCGGAATCTTTGTACGTAAATTGTTTCTTATCTGACATTGGTTACTAAGATTTTTCTTCTTGGGTTACGAGACGAATATGTGCTAAATGATGATTGGAGTGCCATGCATACAAAGCAGCTGAATGAGCCAGTGTAAATGTTATACCTGATTCAGGATTAATATAAGTTCGCTTCCACTGGTCATCATCTAAACTTTGATATATACGAACGAGCATCTCATGGGTGTTTTCAAGCATATCAAGAGTGAGTTCTAAAGGAAGTTCAAACTCGAAATCTACCTCTACCCAGCCATTTTGGTTATAAGGACGAATAGTTGGAGTATCTTCCGTTAAAGCGGTTTTGATTCTTACAATAGCATTCAGATGACAATCCAATAAATGAGTGATTACCTCACGAACCGTCCATCCATTTTCTCTGTATGGGATCAGTAAAACATCATCAGAAGATCCATCGATTTCATTTCTGATACGCTCTGGGAGTAGAGCGATATCATCCAGCCATTGTTCAAGATCTTCCTGAGTATAATCTTCAGAGAAAGAAAGTTTACCTATGGGAAATTGTTTATTCATGGATGGCTCTTATTTGAGTAAAATCACATCTGAAATATAGAATCTTTACAAGAGTGTTTTGGAATCTTTTTCCCATTCTTTTCCACACCAGAATACAATAAGTATGGGATTTATATAATTTGTAGTAGTAGTAGAGACTGTGGATAAGTTGATAACTTTTTTATCCTTTATTTTACCAGCGCCCTTAAAAACATGTGGATAGTTTTGTGGGTAACTCGCTCATAAAAATCAGTACTTTAAAAGAGTTGATAAAATGTTATTCACAATCCCATATGTTTTATACATAAATATTGCATTATATCCATCAACACTAAAAGTTATTCTTTTTGAATGTTGATTATCCGGTTTGAATGTGGAAACTTGTTTACAACTTTGGTGCTTTTGAGTTATCCAATGTTTAGAAGTGAGTAATCCACATAGTAATCCACACTGATACCCCCCATGAAAGCAGTTATACAGCGCGTAAAATCTTCATCCGTAATGGTAGATAATGAAATAACCGGAGCTATTGAGCACGGATTATTAGTATTACTGGGAATTCATGAAGACGATACAGACCAGCAACTGGAATGGATCTGCAATAAGATTTCCAAGCTACGCATTTTTGAGGATGAAGAAGGTAAAATGAATAACTCGGTGCAGGATGTAGGCGGCGGTATTTTAATAGTATCTCAATTCACACTTTATGCTAATTCTGATAAAGGAACACGCCCAAGTTTTATAGAAGCAGCCCGGCCTGAAAAAGCTGAACCTATGTATAATGATATGATTGAATGGTTTAAAACCAATACAGATCTGAATATACAAACGGGAGAATTTGGGGCTATGATGAGCGTAAAGCTGGAAAATGACGGCCCGGTAACAATTATACTGGAGAAGTAAATGGCGGTAATATTTATTTTTATTGATGGTGTGGGACTTGGTGAAGATGCAGATCTTAATCCTTTCTCAGTCAACCGGTATAAGTCGTTTGAAACACTAACTGGCGGACTCTTTAATAATAGAGCCGAAATAATTTCAGAAGAAGGGCACCTTTATAAACCAATTGATGCCAATTTAGAAGTAGAAGGATTACCACAAAGCGGTACGGGTCAGACAGCTCTATTTACAGGAAGAAATGCCGCTAAAGAAATAGGAAAGCATTTTGGACCTTTCCCCCATTCGGGCATTAAACCTTTTTTAAAGAAAGAGAGTGTATTTCATGGAGTGAAGGAAAGAGGAAAGAAGCCCTACTTTATGAATGCTTATCCGCCCATCTTTTTTGAACATGCCAAAAGGCGAAATCGATGGAGCTGTACAACCTTGATGACAAAAAGTGCCGGGGTAAAATTAAATTCAACGGATGATGTACTAAACGAATCAGCTTTAACAGCTGAAATAGTGCAAAATGCTTGGCGGGAAAAGCTGAACATCAATATCCCAAAAATAACACCAACCGATGCGGCAAACCGACTATTAAATGTAGTTCCGGATTATGACCTGGTACTCTATGAATATTATCTCACCGATAAAGCCGGGCACAATCAGAATCAGGAAGATGCCGAGCGAGTGTTAAAGCCCTTGGATGAATTTCTGTTACAGATCATCAAAAAAAAGAGAAGTTCTGATACCTTAGTGATTACGAGTGATCATGGAAATCTGGAAGATCTTTCAACAAAAACGCATACCCGAAATAAAGTGCCTCTGTTTGTATTAGGTGATAATAGTAAGGAGTTCGTTGGGGTAAAAAGCTTGACGGATATAAAAGAAAATATGTTGAAGGTATTATGAAACCAAAAGTACACTTAGTATTAGGCAGTGGCGGAGCAAGAGGAATTGCTCACATTGCGGTAATCGAAGAGCTGGAAAAACAGGGCTACGAAATCGTTGAAGTTATTGGTTGTTCGATGGGCGCCGTTGTAGGAGGAATTTATGCTGCGGGTCATTTAGAAGAATATAAAACCTGGCTAACCAGCCTATCGCGCAGAGATGTTTTTGACCTGCTGGATTTCACCTTTACTAAACAAGGATTTGTGAAAGGTGAAAAGCTTTTTGCAAAACATCTTGAAGTTGTAGGGAAACAAAATATTGAGGACTTCCCCATCCCATTCACCGCTGTTGCAACCGATATGAAGCATAATGAAGAAGTTCATTTCAAGTCGGGAGACTTATATAAAGCACTTCGTGCTTCGGTTTCTATTCCCGGGTTTTTTGTGCCTGTGGTAGATCATGGCCGGGTGCTGGTTGATGGAGGTGTTTTAAATCCTCTTCCCATAAACTTAGTAGATAAAGAAGAGGATGAGATTATTGTAGCGGTCAACCTCAACGGGAGGTATGATCCTAAGTATGATAAAAAACCGGAACCGGATCGCATCGATGAAATGAAAAAGTGGTTTCATGATCTGCTTCCGGAATCAATGAAAGATAATCGAAAGGTTGAAGTAGATCCGGAAGAAGACTCATTCTCTTTAATCGAATTGATGGATAGCACATTCAGTTTTACCCAAGATCGCTTGACCAGGCTGATGATTGAAGTTTACAAACCCGATTACCTTATTGAAATCCCAAGAAACAGCTCGGGCATTTTTGACTTTGACCAGGCTAAAAAAATATTGGAAGTGGGAAGAAAATCCTATCACGAGGTGATTGACTCCCCTGCCGACTAAAGTGCTTACCAATCATCCGTCCGGAAAGGCACACCCGGGAAACCTTCTTCATTATAAACAGAAACATCCGGGTTATCAGCCCATGCATATCGAACTGCTACCGGATGATCAACCTCTCGGGACCATACCACAATTTGATTTCCTTCTATTTTCACTTCAGAAGCCCAGTGAAATTCACGGTCTCGTCCGGCAACGGCAAAACCGAGTCTTTCGCCATTGGGATTAAGCGTGAGTCCGGAGCCAGTGTGGTCAAAAGCCAGGCGTATTTTATTCCCTTCTATGGCGTGTCCGGCATACATAGGCCCGGAGTAAACGATGTCACTTCCAAAAGCGATGTGGTCGGCCGCAGCCCAAAGTCGTTTTCCAACATCCTGTTTATTTCTGGGGTGAATATCGTCTGCTTCTCCGATGTCAATCGCCACAGCCATGCCAGTATTTGCAAGGGAAAGAGTTTGAGTCTGGGCTTCCTGTAATCTGGCCCACCCACTTTCTGTAGGCTCATCATATTTTTGCTGAAAATTAGCCAGCTGAACAAATAAAAACGGAAAGTCACCTTGATTCCAGCTACTGCGCCACTCTTCGATCATTGCTTCAAAAAGCTCATTATAATATTGATTAGCCCCCACATTACTTTCACCCTGATACCAAATAGCTCCTTTAATGGTATAGCCTGCAATAGGATGAATCATGGCATTATATAACGTAGAGGGCTCATTTTCGTAGCGTACAACTTCCGGCATTGGCGGCTCTATGGTATTAGAGAACTTCCATGTGCCTTCAAGAGAAATTTTCTGATTACCGGCTTCTATCCAGAATTCATTTTCCTGACCGATAAAGGTGCTATTGCTCCAGTCTTCCACCGTACGAATAGCGATGATATTTTCGCCCTTTCTTAATACGCTCTTGTCGATATCGATAACCTTGGGATCATCTGACCAGATCTTGGTATATACTTTTTCACCATTTATAAAGGCAACGGTGAATTTTCCTGGGTTTCCAAAGGAAAGCTTTGCTTCGGAGATGTTATCAAGACTAAATGACTTTCTAAGCCAAACGAAATCTCTTAA comes from the Balneola sp. genome and includes:
- a CDS encoding plasmid stabilization protein encodes the protein MKIIWSQKSEKQLDKIFDYIAQDSPFYANSTVLEIIERAENVTDQPLQGRIVPEYKKEFIREVFVHPYRIIYELREDEIFVLTVIHEARIIPKKI
- a CDS encoding phosphoribosylformylglycinamidine cyclo-ligase, with translation MSDKKQFTYKDSGVDIKAGEEMVESIKGVVKDTHGPEVLSNIGGFGGFFSPDLSGFKKPVFVSSVDGVGTKLIVAFKVGRYNTVGQDLVNHCVNDIAVCGAKPLFFLDYFSTGKLEQHVGVDVVKGFAKACKENGVALIGGETAEMPDIYDAGEFDLAGTIVGIVDEDKVINGSDIQKGDMLLGFKSSGLHTNGYSLARKVLFSKHNVENYVEELGSTVGDELLKVHRSYLSLITELKDLDGVNGFSHITGGGIVGNTKRILPEGLKLDIIWDGWKRPPVYNLIQEIGNVPEDDMQATFNLGIGLIAVVSESEVDAVTKKAEELREEVFVVGKVA
- a CDS encoding metal-dependent hydrolase; the protein is MNKQFPIGKLSFSEDYTQEDLEQWLDDIALLPERIRNEIDGSSDDVLLIPYRENGWTVREVITHLLDCHLNAIVRIKTALTEDTPTIRPYNQNGWVEVDFEFELPLELTLDMLENTHEMLVRIYQSLDDDQWKRTYINPESGITFTLAHSAALYAWHSNHHLAHIRLVTQEEKS
- a CDS encoding D-tyrosyl-tRNA(Tyr) deacylase, which encodes MKAVIQRVKSSSVMVDNEITGAIEHGLLVLLGIHEDDTDQQLEWICNKISKLRIFEDEEGKMNNSVQDVGGGILIVSQFTLYANSDKGTRPSFIEAARPEKAEPMYNDMIEWFKTNTDLNIQTGEFGAMMSVKLENDGPVTIILEK
- a CDS encoding esterase codes for the protein MMKPKVHLVLGSGGARGIAHIAVIEELEKQGYEIVEVIGCSMGAVVGGIYAAGHLEEYKTWLTSLSRRDVFDLLDFTFTKQGFVKGEKLFAKHLEVVGKQNIEDFPIPFTAVATDMKHNEEVHFKSGDLYKALRASVSIPGFFVPVVDHGRVLVDGGVLNPLPINLVDKEEDEIIVAVNLNGRYDPKYDKKPEPDRIDEMKKWFHDLLPESMKDNRKVEVDPEEDSFSLIELMDSTFSFTQDRLTRLMIEVYKPDYLIEIPRNSSGIFDFDQAKKILEVGRKSYHEVIDSPAD
- a CDS encoding sialate O-acetylesterase; translation: MLRSLYLSLVLLFSSFTASAQEIKMPSIFNDHMVLQRNADIYIWGWADARSKITVELGNDNRTTTADFQGRWETFLPAREAGGPFTLTASSDQHELTFEDVYIGDVWLAGGQSNMEWQIGDQIDNMEAELNDADYPEIRFIKIAHDISMTPLNDLKTETEWKTANKENARNFSAVAWFFAKRNHLEKGVPVGIIDDNWGGTPAESWTPAARLLHVEGYKDEAAEMLQEGIDWESRIEQNSQKNTEKYARVGDQTDFLKYGAHKKDYDQSDWEEIELPNQEVLRDFVWLRKSFSLDNISEAKLSFGNPGKFTVAFINGEKVYTKIWSDDPKVIDIDKSVLRKGENIIAIRTVEDWSNSTFIGQENEFWIEAGNQKISLEGTWKFSNTIEPPMPEVVRYENEPSTLYNAMIHPIAGYTIKGAIWYQGESNVGANQYYNELFEAMIEEWRSSWNQGDFPFLFVQLANFQQKYDEPTESGWARLQEAQTQTLSLANTGMAVAIDIGEADDIHPRNKQDVGKRLWAAADHIAFGSDIVYSGPMYAGHAIEGNKIRLAFDHTGSGLTLNPNGERLGFAVAGRDREFHWASEVKIEGNQIVVWSREVDHPVAVRYAWADNPDVSVYNEEGFPGVPFRTDDW